A DNA window from Candidatus Methylomirabilota bacterium contains the following coding sequences:
- the asnB gene encoding asparagine synthase (glutamine-hydrolyzing) — translation MCGIAGILLRRGRADEVVVRRMAAALAHRGPDDLGLHLAGPLALAQTRLAIIDLEGGHQPMVDGDLSLAANGEIYNFVELRRDLEARGRRFATASDSETILHLYALDGVDGVAALNGMFAFALYDARRAELVLARDRAGIKPLYYARLGDRLLFASELKALLAVWPGAPEIAAESLVQSLQNRFNSGEMSLVRGIRRLPPATVLVVDGDLNAREHRYWSALTTRPRVVDFEQAAEEFEPLFRQVMVEHLRADVPYGLFLSGGVDSGVLLAMISELTGRRLRTFSVSYGDRGTADEGPDAAAIARRFGAEHTEITLDGDAVFRRLPHTVWATDELLGDYACLPTSFLAERAGQALKVALTGEGGDEVFAGYSRYRRTLLQRWLRNLVAPGSGGFRTRGGWHRVWVRRAFGAELKAAAAAWRTPFIAAWQATPRTWSHTTRCQYTDVATFLADDLLVKADRVLMGFGLEGRVPYLDHRVIEFAFALPDALKVSGRQGKLFLKRWAGRRLPADHLWRRKRGFYVPIGRWLRGKFLDGLAERLPAHPAIRQWFRPDGIAALVKAQQTRGTATREIWGLMQLAIWHRIFVEGHVPGRDEDPLEWIA, via the coding sequence ATGTGCGGCATCGCGGGGATCCTGCTGCGGCGTGGCCGCGCCGATGAGGTCGTCGTGCGGCGCATGGCCGCCGCGTTGGCCCACCGGGGTCCCGACGACCTGGGCCTGCACCTGGCCGGACCGCTCGCCCTGGCCCAAACACGGCTGGCGATCATCGACCTCGAGGGTGGCCATCAGCCCATGGTCGACGGCGACCTGTCTCTCGCCGCCAATGGGGAGATCTACAACTTCGTCGAGCTGCGCCGTGATCTGGAAGCTCGCGGGCGGCGCTTCGCCACCGCGTCCGACAGCGAAACCATTCTCCATCTCTATGCCCTCGATGGCGTCGATGGCGTGGCCGCGCTCAACGGCATGTTCGCCTTCGCGCTCTACGACGCGCGCCGCGCCGAGCTGGTGCTTGCCCGCGACCGGGCAGGTATCAAGCCGCTCTATTACGCGAGGCTCGGGGATCGGCTGCTGTTCGCCTCGGAGCTCAAGGCGCTCCTGGCCGTCTGGCCCGGCGCCCCCGAGATCGCCGCGGAGTCCCTCGTGCAGTCGCTGCAGAATCGGTTCAACAGCGGTGAGATGAGCCTCGTGCGCGGTATCCGCCGTCTGCCCCCGGCCACGGTACTGGTCGTGGATGGCGACCTGAACGCGCGCGAGCATCGCTACTGGTCAGCCCTCACCACGCGTCCGCGGGTGGTGGATTTCGAGCAAGCCGCCGAGGAATTCGAGCCGCTGTTCCGACAGGTGATGGTGGAGCACCTGCGCGCAGACGTGCCCTATGGATTATTCCTGTCCGGCGGCGTCGATTCCGGCGTCCTCCTGGCGATGATCAGCGAGCTGACCGGGCGGCGGCTGCGAACGTTTTCCGTGAGCTACGGCGATCGAGGAACCGCCGACGAGGGACCCGACGCCGCGGCCATCGCGCGGCGTTTCGGCGCCGAGCACACCGAGATCACCCTCGACGGGGATGCCGTCTTCCGCCGGCTGCCCCATACCGTCTGGGCCACGGACGAGCTGCTGGGCGACTACGCGTGCCTGCCGACATCGTTCCTGGCCGAGCGGGCGGGTCAGGCTTTGAAGGTCGCGTTGACCGGGGAGGGCGGGGATGAAGTCTTTGCCGGCTACAGCCGCTACCGCCGCACTCTGCTCCAGCGATGGCTGCGAAACCTGGTGGCGCCGGGGTCAGGCGGCTTTCGGACGCGGGGCGGCTGGCACCGGGTATGGGTCCGCCGCGCGTTCGGCGCCGAGCTGAAGGCCGCGGCCGCCGCCTGGCGCACGCCCTTCATCGCGGCCTGGCAGGCGACGCCCCGGACCTGGAGCCACACCACCCGCTGCCAGTACACGGACGTGGCCACGTTCCTGGCCGACGACCTGCTCGTGAAGGCCGATCGCGTGCTCATGGGGTTCGGCCTCGAAGGGCGGGTCCCCTACCTCGATCACCGGGTCATCGAATTCGCCTTCGCGCTGCCCGATGCCCTCAAAGTGAGCGGCCGGCAGGGCAAGCTGTTCCTCAAGCGCTGGGCCGGCCGCCGCCTGCCCGCCGACCACCTGTGGCGCCGCAAGCGGGGGTTCTACGTGCCGATCGGGCGATGGTTGCGCGGGAAGTTCCTCGACGGGCTGGCCGAACGCCTGCCCGCACACCCGGCCATCCGGCAGTGGTTCCGCCCCGACGGCATCGCGGCGCTCGTGAAGGCGCAGCAGACCCGCGGCACCGCGACCCGTGAGATCTGGGGGCTGATGCAGCTCGCCATCTGGCATCGCATCTTCGTGGAAGGCCACGTGCCCGGGCGTGACGAGGATCCGCTGGAGTGGATCGCGTGA
- a CDS encoding glycosyltransferase family 4 protein: protein MAALTPLHVLHLYPKGDYFTGAAVQAMELATGLAGRGHHVVVATRPSEIWAQKTAECGLAYYPLSLTSALDLRSVRALIGIMRAHGIQIVHAHKGAACRLALLAGLLAPLPVLVANRGVSFPVGRLQAMGYATRRVTAIVAVCESVKRWLVAGGVPPAKIEVIYSGTDTERFHARVDGSAARKELGLGPDDPLITQIGVRSTKGNDDVMDAMSTVIRRMPHARLLVVGARNPAPLLERARVQGIEHAVRILGYREDIPEILRASTCCVDASHTGLGLSGTLREALAVETPVVATDIEGNPELVRHGQTGLLVRPRDVAGLAAAIGYVIDDPTYARALGRAGRELVVRQFSTRTKVDRMEVLYRRLLTTR, encoded by the coding sequence GTGGCGGCGCTCACCCCTCTGCATGTGCTTCATCTTTACCCGAAAGGCGACTACTTCACCGGGGCGGCTGTTCAGGCGATGGAGCTGGCCACCGGGCTGGCCGGCCGGGGGCACCACGTCGTCGTGGCGACCCGGCCCAGCGAAATCTGGGCGCAAAAGACCGCCGAGTGCGGGCTTGCCTATTATCCGCTGTCTCTGACCTCGGCCCTGGATCTCAGGTCGGTTCGCGCCCTGATCGGCATCATGAGGGCCCACGGCATTCAGATCGTGCACGCCCACAAAGGGGCTGCCTGCCGGCTGGCCCTCCTGGCCGGGCTGCTCGCCCCGCTTCCCGTTCTCGTCGCCAACCGCGGCGTCAGCTTCCCGGTCGGGCGCCTCCAGGCCATGGGCTATGCCACCCGTCGAGTCACCGCCATCGTCGCCGTCTGCGAGTCGGTCAAGCGGTGGCTCGTGGCCGGCGGTGTGCCGCCCGCCAAGATCGAGGTCATCTATTCGGGGACTGATACCGAGCGGTTCCATGCCCGCGTCGACGGCAGCGCGGCACGAAAGGAGCTGGGCCTTGGCCCGGACGACCCGCTGATCACGCAGATCGGCGTGCGCAGCACGAAGGGCAACGACGACGTGATGGACGCCATGTCGACCGTCATCCGCCGTATGCCTCACGCGCGGCTCCTCGTCGTCGGCGCTCGGAACCCGGCGCCACTTCTCGAGCGAGCCCGGGTGCAGGGCATCGAGCACGCCGTCCGGATCCTCGGCTATCGGGAAGACATTCCGGAGATCCTGCGCGCCAGCACGTGCTGCGTCGATGCGTCGCACACCGGCCTGGGTCTGAGCGGTACGCTGCGAGAGGCGTTGGCGGTGGAAACCCCGGTGGTGGCCACCGACATCGAGGGCAACCCCGAGCTGGTCCGCCACGGCCAGACCGGCTTGCTCGTGCGTCCCCGCGACGTCGCCGGCCTCGCCGCGGCGATCGGGTATGTCATCGACGATCCGACCTACGCGAGGGCACTCGGTCGGGCCGGCCGAGAACTGGTCGTCAGACAGTTCTCGACTCGGACGAAGGTCGACCGGATGGAGGTGCTCTATCGTCGTCTGCTGACGACTCGCTGA
- a CDS encoding FkbM family methyltransferase — protein sequence MTLDEMVEEAGEGPDLVKIDTEGSELAVLQGALGVLQRYCPLVVLESWPPTSRY from the coding sequence GTGACGCTCGACGAGATGGTCGAGGAGGCCGGCGAGGGACCCGACCTCGTGAAGATCGACACCGAAGGCAGTGAGCTGGCGGTGCTGCAGGGCGCGCTCGGCGTCCTGCAGCGCTACTGCCCCCTGGTGGTCCTGGAGAGCTGGCCGCCGACCTCGCGCTATTGA
- a CDS encoding response regulator transcription factor produces MRALIVEDDGKIASFLAKGLKEAGWAVDQARTGEDGFELAVAEPYDVAVVDVMLPGLDGLSLIEQLRKRRVTTPVLILSARRTVDDRVRGLQAGGDDYLTKPFAFSELLARLQALLRRSTRAVEPTRLTAGGLSLDLITRNVTRDDRPIELQPREFSLLEYLMRNAGRPVSKTMILQHVWGYDFDPQTNVVEVLVSRVRTKVDGDRPDKLIHTIRGVGYVLRVP; encoded by the coding sequence TTGCGGGCACTGATCGTCGAGGATGATGGAAAGATCGCGTCGTTTCTCGCCAAAGGCCTGAAGGAGGCGGGGTGGGCCGTCGATCAGGCCCGTACCGGTGAAGACGGGTTCGAGCTCGCGGTGGCCGAGCCGTACGACGTGGCCGTGGTCGATGTGATGCTGCCCGGCCTCGACGGTCTGTCGCTGATCGAGCAGCTGCGCAAGCGCCGCGTGACCACTCCCGTCCTCATCCTGAGCGCCCGGAGGACCGTGGACGATCGGGTCCGCGGTCTGCAGGCGGGCGGCGACGATTACCTGACCAAGCCGTTCGCATTCTCCGAGCTGTTGGCCAGACTCCAGGCCCTGCTCCGGCGCAGCACGCGGGCGGTGGAGCCGACGCGGCTGACGGCCGGCGGCCTCAGCCTGGACCTCATCACGCGCAACGTCACCCGTGACGACCGGCCCATCGAGCTGCAACCTCGCGAGTTCTCCCTCCTGGAGTACCTCATGCGCAACGCCGGGCGTCCCGTGTCCAAGACGATGATCCTACAACACGTGTGGGGTTACGACTTCGACCCGCAGACGAACGTGGTGGAAGTTCTGGTGTCGCGGGTCAGGACCAAGGTCGACGGTGACCGCCCCGACAAGCTGATACACACGATCCGAGGAGTCGGCTACGTTCTCCGCGTTCCGTAA
- a CDS encoding glycosyltransferase family 39 protein, whose translation MAKRLPAHGRVTVILPTRDEVHNIDEVVARVLEEGDRASLDVEVLVVDDTSTDGTRERVRGWESRDARVRLLARDAERGLAGAVLAGARFASGEVIVVMDADLSHPASAVAALARPVLDGACDMAIGSRYIPGGATPGWPFSRRLISRTAATLARLLVDVRDPCSGFFAVRKQTLLEARKAPGGFKIGLEILARSQPGQRVEDIPITFRTRAHGASKLDARVVLSYLAQLVDLVGAGPSGREASGFALAAGLGFLLDIAIFHALLAEGAPLALAHLTSFAAAISATCLLGAWAGFPGRHCARGSVALTRYGAFIAVALLAVLLRGGVLALAHRSLGLPAPAAIVPAALVAAMTSYIGGVFFAFRASDRPKELTVSWRLAALGVSAYLLGLRCVYAGVVELLPEEAYYWNYSRHLDLGYLDHPPMVAWLVWLGTAVFGQSEWGVRAGALAASLVALYFSVRLAANLLGRPYAYAAALLFAVLPFLFGTGFFMTPDAPLVASWAGALYYLEGALLGGRPRAWLGAGICVGLGLLAKYTILLVPLAALVYLLLSPSSRRWLRSPRPYAASLVTLALASPMLLWNAQHGWVSFVFQGSQRWSHAPRFEVATLLSHVLLLITPLGVAGFLWGVARSSAKRRYGLVFTLVPLSVFVLSSFRNETKFNWTGPVWLAALPFMAASVFPSVGAADGWRGGPLQRFWKPTVIALMLFYGALFHYDVLGWPGAPRPLGPLGKSWRALSHEVEEVEGRVRTRTGQQPLIVGMDKYNLASELAFYARHGSGADKTTSDNLFGRQGLMYDFWFPPGHHVGRSLILVGKDRQALEAPHLGRYVASLGPIRELPVGQNGAEGRRYFVRVAHGYRGRQEP comes from the coding sequence ATGGCGAAGAGGCTTCCCGCCCACGGCAGAGTCACCGTCATCCTGCCTACCCGCGATGAGGTGCACAACATCGATGAGGTCGTGGCGCGGGTGCTCGAGGAGGGCGACCGAGCTTCGCTCGATGTCGAAGTGCTCGTCGTCGACGACACGTCCACGGATGGAACGCGCGAGCGCGTCCGCGGGTGGGAGTCCAGGGACGCCAGGGTGCGCCTGCTGGCCCGAGACGCCGAACGAGGCCTCGCGGGGGCGGTTCTGGCCGGGGCGCGATTCGCGTCGGGCGAGGTCATCGTCGTCATGGATGCCGACCTCAGCCATCCGGCATCCGCAGTCGCGGCGCTGGCCAGGCCAGTGCTCGACGGCGCGTGTGACATGGCCATCGGGAGCCGGTATATCCCGGGGGGCGCGACTCCGGGCTGGCCGTTTAGCCGGCGGCTGATCTCCAGGACCGCGGCCACACTGGCCAGGCTCCTGGTCGATGTGCGGGACCCCTGCTCGGGGTTCTTCGCCGTGCGCAAACAGACCCTGCTCGAAGCCAGGAAGGCGCCCGGCGGGTTCAAGATCGGGCTGGAGATTCTCGCCCGGTCTCAGCCCGGGCAGAGGGTCGAGGATATTCCCATCACCTTCCGGACCCGGGCCCATGGCGCCTCCAAGCTGGACGCCCGCGTCGTGCTGTCCTACCTGGCGCAGCTCGTCGACCTGGTGGGGGCAGGCCCCTCAGGCCGCGAGGCGTCGGGGTTTGCCCTCGCGGCCGGACTGGGATTCCTCCTGGACATCGCGATCTTCCATGCCCTGCTGGCGGAAGGGGCGCCCCTCGCCCTCGCCCACCTGACGAGCTTTGCCGCGGCTATCAGCGCGACCTGCCTGCTCGGCGCGTGGGCGGGCTTTCCGGGCCGGCACTGTGCCCGGGGCTCGGTCGCGCTCACGCGGTACGGGGCGTTCATCGCCGTGGCGCTCCTCGCCGTGCTCCTGCGAGGCGGCGTGCTCGCCCTCGCGCACCGCTCGTTGGGTCTGCCCGCACCGGCAGCGATCGTCCCTGCGGCCCTGGTGGCCGCGATGACGAGCTACATCGGGGGGGTGTTCTTCGCGTTCCGGGCCTCCGATCGTCCCAAAGAACTGACGGTGTCCTGGCGGCTGGCGGCGCTCGGCGTCTCGGCCTATCTGCTCGGTCTGCGCTGCGTGTACGCCGGCGTGGTGGAGCTACTCCCCGAGGAAGCGTACTACTGGAACTACTCGCGGCATCTCGACCTGGGCTATCTGGACCATCCGCCCATGGTGGCCTGGCTCGTCTGGCTCGGGACGGCGGTCTTCGGTCAATCCGAATGGGGCGTGCGTGCGGGGGCCCTGGCCGCGTCACTCGTGGCGCTTTACTTCAGCGTACGGTTGGCCGCGAATCTCCTGGGACGCCCGTACGCGTATGCGGCGGCCTTGCTCTTCGCGGTCCTGCCCTTTCTGTTCGGCACCGGCTTTTTCATGACGCCCGACGCCCCCCTGGTGGCGTCCTGGGCCGGAGCTCTCTACTATCTGGAGGGGGCGCTGCTGGGCGGGAGACCCCGGGCCTGGCTCGGCGCAGGTATCTGCGTCGGGCTCGGGCTGCTCGCGAAGTACACGATCCTCCTCGTCCCGCTGGCCGCCCTGGTGTACCTGCTCCTGAGCCCGTCCTCACGCCGCTGGCTGCGGTCTCCCCGGCCATATGCGGCGAGCCTCGTCACGCTCGCCCTGGCGTCACCCATGTTGCTGTGGAACGCGCAGCATGGCTGGGTGTCCTTCGTTTTTCAGGGGTCGCAACGCTGGAGCCACGCCCCACGTTTCGAGGTGGCGACGCTCCTCAGCCACGTGCTGTTGTTGATTACGCCGCTGGGCGTCGCCGGCTTCCTCTGGGGAGTGGCGCGGTCATCCGCCAAGCGGCGGTATGGACTCGTCTTCACGCTCGTCCCTTTGTCGGTCTTCGTCCTCTCCAGTTTCAGGAACGAGACGAAGTTCAACTGGACGGGCCCCGTGTGGCTGGCGGCGTTACCGTTCATGGCGGCGAGCGTCTTCCCCTCCGTCGGGGCCGCCGACGGCTGGCGTGGCGGCCCCCTGCAGCGCTTCTGGAAGCCGACCGTGATTGCGCTCATGCTCTTCTATGGCGCGCTGTTCCACTACGACGTGCTGGGATGGCCCGGCGCGCCGCGGCCGCTCGGCCCCCTCGGCAAGAGCTGGCGCGCGCTCAGCCATGAGGTCGAGGAGGTCGAAGGGCGCGTGCGCACGCGGACGGGGCAGCAGCCTCTCATCGTCGGCATGGACAAGTACAACCTCGCCAGCGAGCTGGCCTTCTACGCCCGCCACGGCAGCGGCGCCGACAAGACGACGAGCGATAACCTTTTCGGACGCCAGGGTCTTATGTACGACTTCTGGTTTCCGCCCGGCCACCACGTGGGAAGATCCTTGATCCTGGTGGGCAAGGACCGCCAGGCGCTCGAGGCGCCGCACCTCGGCCGTTACGTCGCCAGCCTCGGGCCGATTCGCGAGCTGCCCGTGGGCCAAAACGGCGCTGAAGGGCGGCGGTACTTTGTCCGAGTCGCACACGGGTATCGCGGCCGGCAAGAGCCATGA
- a CDS encoding outer membrane beta-barrel protein, whose translation MMVGTEGGPLLKARAVFIICGGLALATAGPAHAELYLAVFGGTAFTESKTTETRLDLTSGMGTVTLLDGTFSEVDFHDSLLVGAKLGYFFTRPLLGGQLGSELELSYTEPHASRQTVTFSGTMFGASTTTEMSIQSASFDVFGVAVNLLYRLPLFTSAGYPYGRLQPYIGAGAGAFIATMSTRTSPFDANTRLDDTDVQPGVQALGGLKFFVFRKVAVFAEYRFTQTDDFEFNFRAHGTVGGSPATETARDRSDLTQHHAAFGLAIHW comes from the coding sequence ATGATGGTCGGGACGGAAGGGGGGCCCCTGCTGAAGGCGCGCGCGGTGTTCATCATCTGTGGCGGCCTCGCGCTGGCTACCGCCGGCCCAGCGCACGCCGAGCTCTATCTGGCCGTCTTCGGCGGCACCGCCTTCACCGAGAGCAAGACCACCGAGACCCGACTCGATCTCACCAGCGGGATGGGCACGGTCACCCTCCTCGACGGCACGTTTAGCGAAGTCGACTTCCACGACTCCCTTCTGGTCGGCGCCAAACTCGGCTACTTCTTCACCCGTCCGCTCCTCGGCGGCCAGCTGGGCTCGGAGCTCGAGCTCTCGTACACCGAGCCGCACGCCTCGCGGCAAACCGTCACGTTCAGCGGCACCATGTTCGGGGCTTCCACGACGACGGAGATGAGCATCCAGAGCGCGAGTTTCGACGTGTTCGGCGTGGCCGTGAACCTGCTCTACCGCCTGCCCCTCTTCACCAGCGCCGGCTACCCCTACGGCCGCCTGCAGCCCTACATCGGCGCGGGCGCCGGGGCTTTCATCGCCACGATGTCCACACGGACGTCGCCCTTCGACGCCAATACCCGGCTCGATGACACCGACGTGCAGCCGGGCGTGCAGGCGCTGGGCGGTTTGAAGTTCTTCGTCTTCCGAAAAGTCGCCGTCTTCGCCGAGTATCGGTTCACGCAGACCGACGACTTCGAGTTCAACTTCCGGGCCCATGGCACGGTGGGAGGATCACCCGCGACCGAGACGGCCCGCGACCGCTCCGACCTGACGCAGCACCACGCCGCCTTCGGGCTCGCCATCCACTGGTGA
- a CDS encoding HAMP domain-containing sensor histidine kinase has product MASVLVVLGLAYVLLSSALEREDRQQIQWELGELLALYRSGGVTAVRDLLVGQEASGTGEPFAVRLLDADGTTRFIWKPAQLTTLDARYFENAPIGPAGEWRVLSRPGATGSDLELTSVPLPDGGRLEVAGSTGDRAEVLQRFRRVAFLVLVPVLALGLVGGTLLASSALRPIRQIVLAVRAVAEGKMGTRVPARWNGDELDELVLLFNEMLERITALMDGMRGALDNVAHELRTPIMRIRGASELALQAGNEPEVLRQAVGECLEELDQLLSMLNALMDISEAEAGAVKLRLESVDLSALIAEVVDLYHLVAQDKALALSTSGTGAPRVMADRGRLRQVVANLLDNAIKYTAPGGRIDISAVEENGCALLRIRDTGIGIAAHELSRIWDRLYRGHGSQSQPGLGLGLSLVRAVVQAHGGRTEVASTPGAGTEFTVVFPAALTAERVAARPAELSRM; this is encoded by the coding sequence GTGGCCAGCGTGCTGGTGGTGCTGGGCCTGGCCTACGTGTTGCTGTCCTCGGCGCTCGAGCGCGAGGATCGTCAGCAGATCCAGTGGGAGCTCGGGGAGCTCCTGGCCCTCTATCGCAGCGGCGGCGTCACCGCCGTCAGGGATCTCCTGGTCGGGCAGGAGGCGTCGGGCACCGGCGAACCGTTCGCGGTCCGCCTCCTCGACGCCGACGGGACGACCCGGTTCATCTGGAAGCCGGCCCAACTTACGACCCTGGACGCCAGGTATTTCGAAAACGCCCCCATCGGGCCAGCCGGGGAGTGGCGGGTCCTGAGCAGACCGGGGGCCACGGGATCCGATCTCGAGTTGACGTCGGTGCCGCTGCCCGACGGCGGTCGCCTCGAGGTCGCCGGCAGCACCGGCGATCGCGCCGAAGTGCTGCAGCGGTTTCGGCGGGTGGCGTTCCTTGTCCTCGTTCCCGTACTGGCCCTGGGTCTCGTGGGCGGAACCCTCCTGGCGTCATCGGCTCTCCGCCCGATTCGCCAGATCGTGCTGGCCGTGCGAGCCGTCGCCGAGGGCAAAATGGGCACCCGAGTGCCGGCACGGTGGAACGGCGACGAGCTGGACGAGCTGGTCCTCCTGTTCAACGAGATGCTGGAACGCATCACCGCGCTCATGGACGGGATGCGGGGGGCCCTCGACAACGTCGCCCACGAGCTCCGGACGCCCATCATGCGGATCCGCGGCGCATCCGAGCTCGCCCTGCAGGCGGGCAACGAGCCCGAGGTCCTACGTCAAGCGGTGGGCGAATGTCTGGAAGAGCTGGATCAACTGCTGTCCATGCTCAACGCATTGATGGATATCTCCGAGGCCGAAGCCGGCGCCGTGAAGCTGCGGCTGGAGTCCGTGGACCTGTCGGCGTTGATCGCCGAAGTCGTGGACCTCTATCACCTCGTCGCGCAGGACAAAGCGCTGGCCCTGTCCACATCCGGCACGGGCGCCCCTCGCGTGATGGCCGATCGTGGTCGGCTTCGCCAGGTCGTGGCGAACCTGCTCGACAACGCGATCAAGTACACCGCTCCCGGGGGACGGATCGACATCAGCGCCGTGGAGGAAAACGGGTGTGCCCTGCTTCGCATCCGAGACACGGGGATCGGCATCGCCGCTCACGAGCTGTCGCGGATCTGGGACCGTCTCTACCGGGGCCACGGCAGCCAGTCCCAGCCCGGCCTCGGGTTGGGGCTCAGCCTGGTCCGCGCCGTCGTGCAGGCCCACGGCGGCCGTACCGAGGTCGCCAGCACACCCGGTGCGGGGACCGAGTTCACCGTGGTTTTTCCCGCGGCTCTCACCGCCGAGAGGGTGGCGGCCAGGCCAGCCGAGCTTTCACGGATGTAA
- a CDS encoding amidase produces the protein MDQSTLCFSGLAELAARIRARELSPVEVVDAHLARIEALNPTLLAFLEVTADRARQQAKAAEAEIAAGRYRGPLHGIPWGAKDIFDTAGIRTTHGSSFFRDNVPPEDAEAVARLTRAGAVLLGKCHTHEFAAAATTVNPHYGTTRNPWDPERIAGGSSGGSAAAVAAGLCPVALGSDTGGSIRVPAAFCGVVGFKPTHGRISLRGVCPNVLSFDHVGPLTRTARDAALVLQAIAGYDARDAMSRDVPVPDFSAKLGASLRGMRLALCPDFYAHAEVDQEIATAFARAVSTLQDLGATVQTVAFPHYARIERTATAILGAEFAEFHRPFYEKNPDGYGADVRARLERALEVKLDDFVRAGRERELLRREVTEAFREVDALVSPSTPAVAAPIATLMARLNGKDVSCLWLHRPFLTPHNLTGYPAIAMPMGFAADGLPLSIQIVGKPWGEAELLAIAHAYETATPERRGRRPPGP, from the coding sequence ATGGACCAGTCCACGCTCTGCTTCTCCGGTCTTGCCGAGCTCGCCGCCCGCATCCGCGCGCGCGAGCTCTCCCCCGTCGAGGTGGTGGACGCGCACCTGGCCCGCATCGAGGCGCTGAACCCGACGTTGCTGGCCTTTCTCGAGGTGACCGCCGACCGGGCGCGCCAGCAGGCCAAAGCCGCCGAGGCCGAGATCGCGGCCGGCCGCTACCGCGGTCCCCTGCACGGGATCCCCTGGGGCGCCAAGGACATCTTCGACACGGCGGGGATTCGGACGACCCACGGCTCCTCCTTCTTCCGGGACAACGTCCCGCCGGAGGACGCCGAGGCGGTGGCGCGGCTGACCCGGGCCGGCGCGGTGCTGCTCGGCAAGTGCCACACCCACGAGTTCGCCGCGGCGGCCACGACGGTGAACCCTCACTACGGGACGACCCGCAACCCCTGGGATCCGGAGCGAATCGCCGGAGGCTCCAGCGGGGGCTCGGCGGCGGCGGTGGCGGCGGGCCTCTGCCCTGTGGCGCTGGGGTCGGACACCGGCGGCTCCATCCGGGTGCCGGCCGCCTTCTGCGGCGTCGTCGGCTTCAAGCCCACTCACGGCCGGATCAGCCTGCGTGGCGTGTGTCCCAACGTGCTGAGCTTCGACCACGTCGGCCCGCTGACCCGCACTGCTCGGGACGCCGCGCTCGTGCTACAAGCGATCGCCGGCTACGACGCGCGCGACGCCATGTCCCGGGATGTCCCGGTGCCCGACTTCTCCGCGAAGCTGGGAGCGAGTCTCCGCGGCATGCGCCTGGCGCTGTGCCCCGACTTCTATGCCCACGCGGAGGTCGACCAGGAGATCGCCACCGCGTTCGCCCGGGCGGTAAGCACGCTTCAGGATCTGGGCGCGACGGTGCAGACGGTCGCCTTTCCGCACTATGCGCGCATCGAACGGACGGCGACGGCAATACTCGGCGCCGAGTTCGCCGAGTTCCATCGCCCGTTCTACGAAAAAAATCCCGACGGCTACGGTGCCGACGTGCGGGCTCGCCTGGAACGGGCCCTCGAAGTCAAGCTCGACGATTTCGTCCGGGCCGGGCGAGAGCGCGAGCTGCTCCGCCGCGAAGTCACCGAGGCGTTCCGAGAGGTCGATGCCCTCGTCTCGCCCAGCACGCCCGCCGTCGCGGCGCCCATCGCCACCCTGATGGCCCGGCTCAACGGCAAGGACGTGTCCTGCCTCTGGTTGCACCGGCCGTTCCTGACGCCCCACAATCTGACCGGTTACCCGGCCATCGCCATGCCGATGGGCTTCGCCGCCGATGGCCTGCCCCTCTCCATACAGATCGTCGGGAAGCCATGGGGCGAGGCCGAGCTGCTGGCCATCGCCCACGCGTACGAGACCGCCACGCCCGAGCGGCGCGGGCGGCGGCCCCCCGGACCCTGA